A portion of the Pedobacter cryoconitis genome contains these proteins:
- a CDS encoding ATP-dependent Clp protease ATP-binding subunit, which produces MEAKFSPQVKDVISFSREEALRLGHDYIGAEHLLLGLIREGDGMAIKILKSLGVDTSKLRRSIEEAVRGTSSVTVNLGNIPLTKQAEKVLKITYLEAKIFKSDLIGTEHLLLSILRDDDNIASQILLQYSINYEIFKQEVEVNKNGFRDETQGSASTGGDDDYREEESFSSPKKVSDIKSKTPVLDNFGRDLTKAAEEGRLDPIVGREKEIERVSQILSRRKKNNPILIGEPGVGKSAIAEGLALRIVQRKVSRVLFNKRVVTLDLASLVAGTKYRGQFEERMKAVMNELEKSTDVILFIDEIHTIVGAGGASGSLDASNMFKPALARGEIQCIGATTLDEYRQYIEKDGALDRRFQKVMIEPASPDETIEILNRIKEKYEEHHGVTYTNEAINACVALTTRYITDRFLPDKAIDALDEAGSRVHLTNIHVPENIIDIETKIENIKVEKNKVVKSQKYEEAAKLRDTEKNLLEELDRAKTEWEAETKTKRYTVTEDNVAEVVSMMTGIPLQRVGQTDSVKLLNMYDTIATKIIGQDDAIKKLSKAIQRTRAGLKDPKKPIGSFIFLGPTGVGKTELAKELARFMFDSDDSLIQIDMSEYMEKFAVSRLVGAPPGYVGYEEGGQLTEKVRRKPYAVILLDEIEKAHPDVFNILLQVLDEGQLTDSLGRKVDFRNTIIIMTSNIGARQLKDFGQGIGFSTNAKTNQVDAHSRGVIENALKRAFAPEFLNRVDDVVVFNTLGKDEIFKIIDIELKSLFGRVHSLGYEVKLTEVAKEFIADKGFDINFGARPLKRAIQKYLEDPIAEEILKGEINDGDTLEIDYNKETDLIVVENKSPGKKKKKEEGSVE; this is translated from the coding sequence TGTTGGGTCTGATTCGCGAAGGCGATGGAATGGCTATCAAAATATTGAAATCGCTGGGGGTTGATACGTCTAAATTGCGCCGCTCAATTGAGGAAGCAGTAAGAGGTACATCCAGTGTGACGGTTAATCTGGGAAATATCCCCTTAACCAAACAGGCCGAAAAAGTATTAAAAATCACTTATCTGGAAGCCAAAATCTTCAAAAGTGATTTAATAGGAACAGAGCATTTGCTGTTGTCCATCCTTCGTGATGATGATAATATCGCTTCTCAGATATTATTGCAGTACAGCATCAATTACGAAATCTTCAAACAAGAAGTAGAAGTTAATAAAAATGGTTTCAGAGATGAAACCCAAGGTAGTGCTTCTACTGGTGGTGATGATGATTACCGTGAAGAGGAAAGCTTTAGCAGTCCCAAAAAAGTATCTGACATTAAATCCAAAACCCCTGTTCTGGACAATTTTGGAAGAGACTTAACAAAAGCTGCAGAAGAAGGCCGTCTGGACCCTATTGTAGGGCGTGAAAAAGAGATTGAGCGTGTTTCTCAAATCCTTTCCCGTCGTAAAAAGAATAATCCTATTTTGATTGGTGAGCCAGGTGTAGGTAAGTCGGCGATTGCTGAAGGGCTTGCTTTGCGCATTGTTCAACGTAAGGTTTCAAGAGTGTTGTTCAATAAACGTGTGGTTACGTTAGATCTTGCTTCTTTGGTTGCTGGAACTAAATACCGCGGACAGTTTGAGGAACGCATGAAAGCAGTTATGAATGAACTGGAAAAATCAACTGATGTAATTTTATTCATTGATGAGATCCATACTATTGTTGGTGCTGGTGGAGCTTCTGGTTCCCTGGATGCTTCCAATATGTTCAAACCTGCTTTAGCGAGAGGTGAAATTCAATGTATTGGTGCTACTACTTTAGATGAGTACCGTCAGTATATTGAAAAAGATGGGGCTTTAGACCGTCGTTTCCAAAAGGTAATGATCGAGCCAGCTTCTCCTGATGAAACTATTGAGATCTTAAACCGTATCAAAGAGAAGTATGAGGAACATCACGGTGTTACTTACACAAACGAGGCAATAAATGCCTGCGTTGCTTTGACTACAAGATATATTACTGACAGGTTCCTTCCGGACAAGGCTATTGATGCATTGGATGAGGCTGGTTCAAGGGTACATTTAACTAATATTCATGTTCCTGAAAACATCATTGATATTGAAACTAAGATTGAAAATATCAAGGTTGAGAAAAATAAAGTTGTAAAGAGTCAGAAGTATGAGGAAGCTGCAAAATTAAGAGATACTGAGAAGAATCTTTTAGAAGAGCTTGATCGTGCTAAAACTGAATGGGAAGCTGAAACTAAAACTAAACGTTACACCGTAACTGAGGATAATGTTGCAGAGGTTGTTTCCATGATGACTGGTATTCCTTTACAACGTGTGGGTCAGACTGACAGCGTGAAATTGCTGAATATGTATGATACTATAGCAACTAAAATTATTGGTCAGGACGATGCGATCAAGAAATTAAGTAAAGCTATTCAACGTACAAGAGCTGGGTTGAAAGATCCTAAGAAACCTATTGGTTCGTTTATTTTCTTAGGCCCTACAGGTGTTGGTAAAACTGAATTAGCTAAGGAATTGGCAAGGTTCATGTTCGATAGTGATGATTCACTGATTCAGATTGACATGAGTGAGTATATGGAGAAATTTGCTGTTTCACGTTTAGTGGGAGCGCCTCCGGGATATGTTGGTTATGAAGAAGGTGGTCAGTTAACGGAGAAAGTACGCCGTAAACCTTATGCTGTTATCTTATTGGATGAGATTGAAAAAGCTCATCCGGATGTGTTCAATATCCTGTTACAGGTATTGGATGAAGGTCAGCTGACTGATAGTTTAGGTCGTAAAGTCGATTTTAGAAACACGATTATCATCATGACTTCTAACATTGGTGCACGTCAGCTTAAAGATTTCGGTCAGGGTATTGGTTTCTCTACGAATGCAAAAACTAATCAGGTTGATGCACATTCAAGAGGGGTAATTGAGAACGCTTTGAAACGTGCATTTGCTCCTGAGTTCCTGAATCGTGTGGATGATGTGGTTGTATTCAATACTTTAGGTAAAGATGAAATCTTCAAAATCATTGATATCGAGTTGAAGTCATTGTTTGGCAGGGTTCATAGTTTAGGCTATGAGGTTAAGTTGACTGAAGTAGCAAAAGAGTTTATTGCTGATAAAGGTTTCGATATTAACTTTGGTGCCCGTCCGCTTAAACGTGCGATACAGAAATATCTGGAAGATCCGATTGCTGAAGAAATCCTGAAAGGGGAGATCAATGATGGAGATACGCTTGAGATTGATTACAATAAGGAAACTGATCTTATTGTAGTTGAAAATAAAAGCCCGGGTAAAAAGAAGAAAAAAGAGGAAGGAAGTGTTGAGTAA
- a CDS encoding enoyl-ACP reductase FabI, which yields MYNLLKGKRGIITGALDENSIAWKVAEKAHEEGATFVLTNAPIAMRMGEINKLAEKTGSQIVPADATSVEDLTNLYNKSQEILGGKIDFVLHSIGMSVNIRKKIPYTELNYDYFQKGIDVSALSFHKMLAVAKKLDAISEGGSVVALTYMAAQRTYPFYTDMADIKAMLESIARSFGYHYGLEKKVRINTVSQSPTKTTAGTGVKGFGDFFDYADKIAPLGNADAASCADYCITLFSDLTRMVTMQNLFHDGGYSSTGVSDEVMHRLGVDTEA from the coding sequence ATGTACAATTTATTAAAAGGTAAAAGAGGTATCATTACTGGTGCCTTAGATGAGAATTCTATTGCTTGGAAAGTTGCGGAGAAAGCACATGAAGAAGGCGCAACATTCGTGTTAACTAACGCGCCAATCGCTATGCGTATGGGTGAGATTAACAAACTTGCCGAAAAAACAGGCTCACAAATAGTACCTGCAGATGCAACCAGTGTCGAAGACCTGACTAATTTATATAACAAGTCTCAGGAAATCCTGGGTGGCAAAATAGACTTTGTACTGCATTCTATTGGAATGAGTGTTAACATCCGTAAAAAGATCCCTTATACTGAATTAAACTATGATTATTTTCAGAAAGGTATAGATGTATCAGCTTTATCATTTCATAAGATGCTTGCTGTTGCAAAGAAACTGGATGCGATTAGTGAAGGCGGTAGTGTTGTTGCTTTAACTTATATGGCTGCACAGCGAACTTATCCATTTTATACGGATATGGCTGACATTAAAGCGATGCTGGAATCAATTGCCAGAAGCTTCGGTTATCATTATGGTTTAGAAAAGAAAGTCCGTATCAATACAGTATCTCAGTCTCCTACAAAAACAACTGCGGGTACCGGGGTAAAAGGTTTTGGAGATTTCTTTGATTACGCTGATAAGATTGCACCTCTGGGAAATGCAGATGCAGCCTCTTGTGCGGACTACTGTATCACTTTGTTCTCTGATCTGACACGTATGGTCACCATGCAAAATCTTTTCCATGACGGGGGTTATTCTTCTACTGGTGTAAGTGACGAAGTAATGCACAGGTTAGGTGTAGATACGGAAGCTTAA
- a CDS encoding carboxypeptidase-like regulatory domain-containing protein: MIKYLFGTVLLLLFCLNTHAQKLYTISGQVKDKKGETLPGAGIYLSGYTTATVTNNDGQFTLSKIKPGSYEVVVQMMGYLPYSKSVIISDQAVNITIILAENTVQLNEVVIRADPDREKNLKLFEDFFIGRTPNSAKCKILNPQVLYIKYDGDARVLSVTTNEFLVVENKALGYRLKYMLNLFEYNFNTRIVYFSGLPVFEDLKGSGRKRKTWLNNREIAYAGSPQHFFQSLYQNKVEENGFIIYKRIKTKNPNRPSDAYIASTKARLMKRMHGASTIGSVFTDSLLMMQRLYDLPKEFTSLDMSGVATDTLVKRIYPNMKTINYKDELYVMYTKEEESNAYSNTGHYVMRPLTVPNYQISVVSMLKGPVSFYPNGAIHDSKAILFEGFWAYEKIGDMVPMDYVPINKR; the protein is encoded by the coding sequence ATGATTAAATATCTCTTTGGGACAGTCTTGCTTTTATTATTCTGCCTGAATACGCATGCACAAAAGTTGTATACAATAAGTGGACAAGTAAAGGATAAAAAGGGAGAAACATTGCCCGGAGCCGGTATTTATCTGAGTGGGTATACGACTGCCACGGTCACCAATAATGATGGTCAGTTTACCTTGTCCAAGATAAAACCCGGATCATATGAAGTGGTGGTCCAAATGATGGGTTACCTGCCTTATAGTAAAAGTGTGATCATTTCTGATCAGGCAGTGAACATCACAATTATCCTGGCAGAGAACACCGTACAATTGAATGAAGTAGTGATCCGGGCTGATCCTGACAGGGAAAAGAATCTTAAATTATTTGAAGATTTCTTTATCGGCCGCACGCCTAATTCTGCCAAATGTAAGATCCTGAACCCGCAGGTTCTGTATATTAAGTACGATGGGGATGCGCGCGTATTAAGTGTAACTACCAATGAATTTCTGGTCGTCGAGAATAAAGCATTAGGCTACCGGTTAAAATACATGCTTAATCTTTTTGAATATAATTTTAACACGAGGATTGTCTACTTCTCAGGCCTTCCGGTATTTGAAGATTTGAAAGGCTCTGGTCGGAAAAGAAAAACCTGGCTTAATAATAGAGAAATTGCTTATGCAGGTTCACCACAACATTTCTTTCAATCTCTTTACCAGAATAAAGTAGAAGAAAACGGTTTTATCATCTATAAAAGGATTAAAACAAAGAATCCTAACCGGCCATCAGACGCTTATATTGCTTCAACAAAAGCACGGCTGATGAAAAGAATGCACGGAGCAAGCACTATAGGTTCAGTATTCACCGATTCTCTGCTGATGATGCAGCGCCTCTATGATCTCCCTAAAGAATTTACGAGCCTTGATATGTCGGGTGTAGCAACTGATACTTTAGTCAAGCGCATTTACCCCAATATGAAAACCATCAATTATAAAGATGAACTCTATGTGATGTACACTAAGGAAGAAGAAAGCAATGCTTATTCCAACACTGGCCATTATGTAATGAGGCCCTTAACAGTTCCCAATTATCAGATCTCGGTAGTTAGTATGCTAAAAGGCCCCGTTAGTTTTTATCCAAATGGTGCAATACACGATTCAAAAGCCATACTCTTTGAAGGCTTCTGGGCCTATGAGAAAATTGGTGATATGGTGCCCATGGATTATGTCCCGATAAATAAAAGATAA
- the recN gene encoding DNA repair protein RecN: MLQKLSIRNYALIDSVDLELDKGLNIITGETGAGKSIMLGALSLILGQRAETKYFFNQAKKCVIEGQFKLSGSGLQPYFEEFDLDYQQESILRREISIDGKSRAFINDTPVTLSVMKQIGEKLIDIHSQHATSEVNDPGFQLAVVDTLSNHLPLLTEYRLKFRAYKKNLQLLINMQTSADEARSKQDYEQFLFNELESANLQAGEQAALEIEMEALNHAESIKRGLLNGHVLLDGEETAVLPILKEVINQIQAIEKFNPAYSAMNERLRSAMIEIKDIAEETIVMEENIVYSPARIDEINVRLDTIYTLQQKHRVTSVEELLAIQNELSDNLNTLLNSDEEIERLIIAINKLKVELEKIADTLSKNRSKAISVAQKQVGEILVRVGMPNAKIKIEQTVVENLNKDGKDMISLLFSANAGQAPAPVGKVASGGELSRLMLAIKSIISKHTLLPTLIFDEIDTGISGETALRVGDVIGELEQNMQVICITHLPQIAAKGEAHYFVYKKEESERTTTGIRRLNPEERIFAIAEMLSGKNPGESALKNAQDLLSFKN, encoded by the coding sequence ATGCTACAGAAACTTTCTATACGTAACTACGCACTGATCGATAGTGTCGATTTGGAACTTGATAAAGGTTTAAATATCATTACAGGGGAAACTGGTGCTGGAAAATCTATTATGCTGGGTGCACTGTCTTTGATTTTAGGACAGCGTGCAGAGACAAAATATTTTTTCAATCAGGCGAAAAAATGTGTCATAGAGGGGCAGTTCAAACTTTCGGGTTCAGGGCTGCAGCCTTATTTTGAAGAATTCGACCTGGATTATCAACAGGAAAGCATTCTGAGAAGAGAAATTTCTATTGATGGTAAGTCCAGGGCTTTTATCAATGATACGCCTGTGACGCTATCGGTGATGAAGCAGATCGGAGAAAAACTGATTGATATCCATTCTCAGCATGCGACATCAGAAGTAAATGATCCAGGCTTTCAGTTAGCTGTTGTAGACACTTTATCTAACCATCTGCCGCTGCTTACTGAATACAGGTTAAAATTCAGAGCCTATAAGAAGAACCTTCAGCTGCTGATTAATATGCAAACTTCGGCTGACGAAGCCAGAAGTAAACAAGATTACGAACAATTTCTATTTAATGAACTGGAAAGTGCAAACTTACAGGCAGGGGAACAAGCAGCGCTGGAAATTGAAATGGAAGCCTTGAATCATGCGGAAAGTATCAAAAGAGGTTTATTGAATGGCCATGTTTTACTGGATGGTGAAGAGACTGCAGTACTCCCTATTTTAAAAGAGGTTATTAACCAGATCCAGGCCATAGAAAAGTTCAATCCTGCTTATAGTGCAATGAATGAACGTTTGCGCTCGGCGATGATTGAGATCAAAGACATTGCAGAGGAAACGATAGTAATGGAAGAAAACATTGTGTACAGCCCGGCGAGGATTGACGAAATTAATGTCAGGCTGGATACTATTTATACTTTACAGCAAAAGCACCGGGTTACTTCGGTTGAAGAATTGCTGGCGATACAAAACGAACTTTCGGATAATTTAAATACGCTTTTAAACAGTGATGAAGAGATAGAGCGCTTAATCATTGCGATTAACAAGCTGAAGGTGGAGTTGGAAAAGATAGCAGACACCTTATCAAAAAACCGCAGCAAGGCTATTAGTGTAGCTCAGAAACAAGTCGGTGAGATATTAGTCCGCGTGGGCATGCCTAATGCAAAGATTAAAATTGAGCAGACTGTAGTGGAGAATTTAAATAAGGATGGAAAAGATATGATTTCCTTATTATTTTCTGCGAATGCTGGCCAGGCCCCTGCTCCTGTAGGCAAAGTAGCTTCGGGTGGTGAGCTTTCCCGTTTAATGCTTGCTATTAAATCAATAATATCAAAACATACTTTACTTCCGACCCTGATCTTTGATGAGATTGATACAGGTATTTCTGGCGAAACAGCGCTTCGGGTTGGTGATGTAATAGGTGAACTGGAGCAGAATATGCAGGTTATCTGTATTACCCATCTTCCGCAGATTGCTGCCAAGGGCGAGGCACATTACTTCGTTTATAAGAAAGAAGAGTCGGAAAGAACGACCACTGGTATCCGCAGATTAAATCCTGAGGAACGCATTTTTGCTATTGCTGAAATGCTGAGTGGTAAAAACCCAGGAGAGTCGGCTTTAAAAAATGCACAGGATTTGTTAAGCTTCAAAAACTAA
- a CDS encoding M56 family metallopeptidase: MEALLNNLIQATGWSILHSLWQAALVYALLLPSQLPIFRLKAKLKYNLAFAANTLIFICFIATFLAVFKWPAVQQSTSTVQVITDTNSLSNSFLSAILIPNAERIFPFLVLLYSIGLLIQSVIVFKGYNKIQSLKSAVRINIPEEWNLLFEALTKKLNISKHVSFHLSNHVNVPLVIGFFKPVVLFPVALVAQMEMKHIEAILIHELSHIRRNDYLFNLFRTLIETILFFNPFVWLTGKFIDIEREHACDDLVVELTNTPLTYAHALLQLELLADQSSPVFALAATGKNQHLYQRIKRITAMKTNYMNSKQKLFAVALTLTTIISLAWINPAKSDQQLKRSKLSKDTTFLSPSVQLPIDTGKKKIKKVYLFKKSETPDSMVIQGQDSLALRHVYINHNMPEPPAVIMPPAPPAPPVPIGIEIDSVLGHELPVTMLNFTSDVKDLVAASFSANESKIASIEARIAQKGKELERRYNSPAEKAKWEKYGAEMKAKYDSPAEKAKWEKYGAEMKAKYDNPKERAKWEKIAKETQAKYNTPEFKAKMKKLQQQASLQALNAQQMINSPEFKARIKLMSADNHSRVIFLNESEAQQKLKKTAAYQELKKKFDEDVEKLKAKEQKKDDN; this comes from the coding sequence ATGGAAGCTTTATTAAACAATCTTATACAGGCAACAGGATGGAGTATCCTGCATTCCTTGTGGCAGGCTGCACTCGTATATGCGCTGCTGTTACCAAGCCAGCTGCCTATCTTCCGGCTAAAAGCCAAGCTTAAATACAATTTAGCTTTTGCTGCAAATACGCTTATATTTATTTGTTTTATAGCAACTTTCTTAGCTGTATTTAAATGGCCGGCAGTGCAGCAGAGTACTTCAACTGTACAAGTCATTACAGACACGAACTCCTTATCAAATTCCTTTTTATCTGCAATCCTGATCCCTAATGCAGAAAGAATATTTCCTTTCCTTGTATTGTTGTATAGTATTGGCTTGCTGATCCAGTCTGTTATCGTTTTCAAAGGATATAACAAAATACAAAGCCTTAAAAGCGCAGTAAGAATCAATATTCCTGAAGAATGGAATCTTCTTTTTGAAGCCTTAACTAAAAAATTAAATATCAGTAAACACGTTTCCTTTCATTTGTCCAACCATGTTAATGTTCCACTTGTTATCGGTTTTTTTAAACCTGTGGTCCTTTTTCCGGTAGCCTTAGTGGCACAAATGGAGATGAAACATATAGAAGCTATACTCATTCATGAACTCTCTCATATCAGAAGAAACGATTACCTGTTTAATCTGTTCCGGACATTGATTGAAACCATTTTATTCTTCAATCCTTTTGTCTGGCTGACTGGCAAATTTATAGATATCGAAAGAGAACATGCTTGTGATGATCTGGTGGTTGAGCTGACCAACACTCCATTGACCTATGCACATGCACTGCTGCAGTTAGAATTACTGGCTGATCAAAGTTCGCCTGTATTCGCCCTGGCAGCAACAGGAAAAAATCAACATCTCTATCAGCGAATTAAAAGAATCACAGCTATGAAAACGAACTATATGAATTCAAAACAAAAGCTTTTCGCAGTGGCATTGACACTGACCACTATCATTTCATTGGCGTGGATCAATCCTGCAAAGAGTGATCAGCAGTTAAAACGTTCAAAACTATCAAAAGATACTACGTTTTTATCTCCTTCGGTACAACTTCCTATAGACACCGGGAAAAAGAAAATCAAAAAAGTATATCTCTTTAAAAAATCTGAAACACCTGATTCTATGGTGATACAGGGCCAGGATAGTTTAGCCCTGCGCCATGTATATATTAATCACAATATGCCAGAGCCTCCTGCAGTTATTATGCCGCCCGCACCTCCTGCCCCACCTGTTCCAATTGGTATTGAAATAGATTCTGTATTAGGTCATGAGTTACCAGTTACAATGCTCAATTTCACTTCGGATGTTAAAGACCTCGTTGCAGCCAGCTTTTCAGCCAATGAAAGCAAAATAGCAAGCATAGAAGCCCGTATAGCGCAAAAAGGAAAGGAATTAGAGCGAAGATATAATTCTCCCGCAGAAAAAGCGAAATGGGAAAAGTACGGTGCTGAAATGAAAGCTAAATATGATAGTCCTGCGGAAAAAGCGAAATGGGAAAAATATGGTGCTGAAATGAAAGCGAAATACGATAATCCTAAAGAGCGCGCTAAATGGGAGAAAATAGCCAAAGAAACGCAGGCTAAATATAACACTCCTGAATTCAAAGCAAAAATGAAAAAACTTCAGCAACAAGCAAGTTTACAAGCATTGAATGCACAACAAATGATCAATTCTCCTGAATTCAAAGCGAGAATCAAGTTAATGTCTGCTGATAACCATTCAAGAGTTATTTTCCTGAATGAATCAGAAGCGCAGCAAAAACTTAAAAAAACAGCAGCATATCAGGAATTGAAAAAGAAATTTGATGAAGATGTGGAGAAGCTGAAAGCTAAAGAACAGAAAAAAGACGACAATTAA
- a CDS encoding PA0069 family radical SAM protein → MISADKTEEQYLKGRGAQFNPHNHFLAHSYVKEHSEGIDDWENENHKTSFIIGKSKTIVNKVTSPDVGMAYSLNPYQGCEHGCTYCYARNAHEYWGFSAGLDFERKIIVKKDAPQLFKKFLERKGWNAETISLSGNTDCYQPAEREYKLTRQLLEIALAYKQPIGMITKNALILRDLDILQEMAKLNLCLVYVSINSMDEKLRLKMESRTTTVRQRLKVVEELSKAGIPTGVMVAPLVPGLSDHEIPSVLKTIASCGAESAGYTIVRLNGAVGPIFEDWLRQNFPDRFDKVWHMIQSCHGGTVNDSRFGERMKGEGNIAKMIHDTFKLHCRINHLNLKKIHLDSSLFSIPKPQLSLF, encoded by the coding sequence ATGATTTCAGCGGACAAGACAGAAGAGCAATATTTGAAGGGGAGAGGTGCGCAATTTAACCCTCATAATCATTTCTTAGCCCATTCCTATGTCAAAGAACACAGCGAGGGAATAGACGATTGGGAAAATGAAAACCATAAGACCAGCTTCATCATAGGCAAGTCGAAGACTATCGTCAATAAAGTGACCAGTCCCGATGTGGGCATGGCTTATTCCCTCAACCCCTATCAAGGCTGTGAACACGGCTGCACCTACTGCTATGCCAGAAACGCACATGAGTATTGGGGTTTCAGTGCCGGCCTGGACTTCGAAAGGAAGATTATTGTCAAAAAGGATGCTCCACAATTATTTAAGAAATTCCTGGAGCGCAAAGGCTGGAATGCAGAAACTATTTCTCTATCTGGAAATACTGACTGTTATCAACCCGCAGAACGTGAGTATAAACTGACCCGTCAACTCCTTGAAATTGCCCTTGCTTATAAACAGCCTATAGGGATGATCACTAAAAATGCCTTGATACTCCGCGATCTTGATATCCTTCAGGAAATGGCTAAACTCAACCTCTGCCTGGTTTACGTTTCCATCAATAGCATGGATGAAAAACTAAGACTGAAGATGGAATCCAGAACTACAACTGTCAGACAAAGATTAAAAGTAGTAGAAGAACTTAGCAAAGCCGGAATTCCGACCGGAGTCATGGTTGCCCCACTTGTTCCCGGCCTGAGTGATCATGAAATCCCAAGTGTCTTGAAAACCATTGCATCCTGCGGTGCAGAAAGTGCCGGCTATACGATAGTCAGGCTAAATGGAGCAGTTGGCCCAATCTTCGAAGACTGGTTACGTCAGAATTTTCCCGACCGTTTTGACAAAGTATGGCATATGATCCAATCCTGCCACGGCGGAACAGTTAACGACAGCAGATTTGGAGAAAGAATGAAAGGTGAAGGTAATATTGCAAAAATGATTCACGACACCTTCAAATTACATTGCAGAATCAATCATTTGAATCTTAAAAAAATACACCTTGATTCTAGTTTATTCAGTATTCCAAAGCCACAGTTAAGCTTATTCTAG